In the Acidobacteriota bacterium genome, GCCGAGCGCGGCGGCGGGCGCCGGGGCGGGATGAGCGCGTCGCTCGCCGCCCCGCGACGCCGCGCGCCCACCGGCGACACGTCCTGGGATGCCCTCTTCGAGTCGAGCGGCACCCTGGTCGAGGACGGCTGGACGGCGGAGATGGCGATTCCCTTCAAGAGTCTGCGCTACCCGTCGCGCGGACGCGGCGAGCGCCACCGCTGGGGCTTTCAGGTGGTGCGGACGATCCCGAGCAAGAACGAGACCGACGTCTGGGCGCCGATCTCCCGCGACATGGCCGGCTTCCTGCCGCAGATGGGTCTGCTCGACGGGCTGACCGACCTGTCGACGAGCCGCAACCTGGAGATCCTGCCGACGCTCACCGCCATCCAGTTCGGGTCGCTCGACACCGCGACCGGCGTCTTCGAGGACGGCGATCCGGACCCGGAGGGCGGGGTGAACGTCAAGTACGGCGTGACCCCCAACCTGACTTTCGACTACACCTACAACCCCGATTTCTCGCAGATCGAGTCCGACATCCCGCAGATAGAGGTCAACCAGCGGTTCCCGCTCTTCTACCCGGAGCTGCGGCCGTTCTTCCTGGAGGGGCAGGAGATCTTCCAGGTGCCGGGGCAGGTCAACCTGGTCCACACCCGCACCATCGTCGATCCCCGGCAGGGCGCCAAGCTGACCGGCAAGGCGGGCAACACCACGGTCGGCGTGCTGGTCGCCAACGACGAGGCCCCCGGCCTGGTGGAGGGCGTCCACCCGGACCTGCACGGCAGAACCGCGCAGGTCGCCATCGCGCGGGCTCGCTACGACCTGTACGCCGAGTCGTACCTCGGCGTCATCGCGACGGATCGGGAGTTCGGCGACGGCTACAGCCGGGTGGGCGGCGTGGACGGGCGGTTCCGGCTGGGCCGCACCTCGTCGGTGAGCTTCCAGGCGGCGGCGTCGCAGCACCGCAACCTCGAGGACGGCGACAACGCGGGGCCGATATTCCATCTCGCCTACGACCGGACCGGACGCAATCTCAGCTACTCGGCCGCGGTCGACAGCGTCGATCCCGGTTTTCGCACCGACACCGGCTTCGTGCAGCGCGTCGACACCCGCGTGGCCCAGGCCAACGTCTCCTACCGCTGGTGGCCGGAGAACTGGCTGGTCAACTGGGGACCGCTGGCCAGCTACAGCCGCAACTACGACTTCGAGGGCCTGTTGCAGGACGAGCAGGCCCAGGTCGGGGTGCGGGGGGTGACGACGAGCAGCATCATCTGGGTCGCCATGGCCAACCGCGACATGGAGCGCTACGAGGGGATCGAGTTCCTCAAGACGAACGCCTTCCTGGGGGGCGGCTTCGCGGCCAGCCGCCGCCTGTCGGCGGGGGGCTTCTTCAACTGGGGCGACCAGGTGCGCTACGGCGACGACCCGTTTCTGGGCAGCGGCGCGACCGCCACGTTCTTCGCCTCCGTGCGGCCGATGTCGCGGCTGAACGCCGACCTGAACTTCATCACCAGCCGGCTGTACGATCCGCGCACGAGCGAGCAGGTCTTCGACGTCAAGATCTACCGCGCGCTCACCACCTACCAGTTCACCAACCGGCTGCTGCTCCGCAACATCCTGGAGTACAACGCGTTCAGCGGCACGGTGGCCGCCAACCTGCTCTTCACCTATCGGGTCAACGCCGGCACCGTCTTCTTCCTCGGCTACGACGACCACTACCAGCAGGGCGACCTGATCGACAGCACCGTGTTCCCGACGATGCGCTTCGAGCAGACGAACCGCGCGATCTTCACGAAGCTGTCGTACCTGTTCCGGTTCTGATGGAGGGCGGCATGACCGCGCTATCGGTCAACGTCAACAAGATCGCCTGGCTGCGCAACTCGCGCGACGGCGCGCGGCCCAGCGTCCTGGAGGCCGCCCGGCCCGCCATCGCGGCCGGCGCACACGGCATCACCGTCCATCCGCGGCCCGATCAGCGCCACATCCGCCCGGCCGACGTCGACGCGCTGGCCGCGCTGCTCGCCGCCGAGGCGCCGCACGTCGAGTTCAACATCGAGGGCAACCCGGCCGCCGGTCCCCGCGACAACGGGTACCCGGGGTTCGACTGCCTCGTCGAGACGGCGCGGCCCGACCAGGCGACACTGGTCCCGGACGCCGACGCGCAGCTCACCTCCGACCACGGCTGGGACCTGTCCGACCCGGCTGCGGCCCGCTTCGTGCGGGAGGTCGCCTCTCGCTACCGGGACTGGGGCGTCCGCGTCAGCCTGTTCATGGATCCGGTCGCGGAGCAGATCGCGCGCGCGAAGGAATGCGGGGCCGACCGGGTCGAGCTCTACACCGGTCCCTACGCCGATCTCGTCGAGCGCCACGGGCTGGAGCATCCGGAGACTCGCGCCGGACGGGAGGCCTACGCCCGCGCGGCCCGGTATGCGGGGGAGCTTCGGCTAGGCGTCAACGCCGGCCACGACCTGAACCTCGACAACCTCGCCGCGTTCATAGCCATCGGCGGCATCGCGGAGGTCTCCATCGGCCACGCGCTGATCGCCGCAGCGCTGGAGATGGGCCTGTCGACCGCCGTGCGGCGGTACCTCGACGCCATCGCGGCCGGTGCGTCCGGATTGGAGAACTCACTCGACGATGCGGGATCTGCATGAAGAGGCCGGGGGGGGGGCAGCCCCCGGGGGCCCAGTAAGAAATAAATATTTAAAACATAACAGAACCAACACAACAAAAAACACAGGATGAATAAGACAAAAAANNNNNNNNNNGGGGCGCTTCTGCGCCGCCTGCCGGGCGGTGCCGGCGGTTTTGTTTAACTCAGACTACTATGCGGTTCTGTAATTATGCGGCCCGGGCCTCCGACGGCCGCGCGTTCTCTTGACGATTCCGAGTTGACCAAGTAACCTGACCAAGCTGCCGAAGACCGGTTGGGACATGCTCCAGGTCAACGTACACGAAGCCAAGACACATCTCTCAAGGCTCATCCGGCAGGCTCTGGACGGTGAGGAAGTCGTGATCGCGAGGGGGAACCGGCCGCTGATCCGCCTGCAGGTTCTGCCCGAGGCGCGGAAGGCGCGAGAGCTCGGCAGCGAGCGCGGCCTCATCGTGCGCATGGAAGACGACTTCGATGCTCCGCTCGAGGACTTCGCGGAGTACGTCTGAGTGCGTCTCCTTCTCGACACCCATGCCCTGCTCTGGGCCGTCGGTGCTCCCGACCGGTTGACCGAGCGCGTGCGCGCAGCGCTGCTTGCGGATCACAACGAAATTTCGCTCAGCATCGCGAGTCTGTGGGAGGTCGCCATCAAGGTGAGTCTTCAACGCCTCGAGCTCTCACCGGACTGGCGGGCGTCGATCGACAACGGCCGCGCGCGGATGGGAGCGCGTTGGCTGGCCGTCGAGTCGAATCACTGCGTCCAGGTGGCGCAACTCCCCTGGCATCATCGGGATCCGTTCGATCGCATGCTCATCGCGCAGGCGATGTGCGAGGGCATGACCCTGATCAGCAGGGATCGCGCCGTCGCTGACTACTCCGCGCCCGTATTGTGGTAACGGCGAGTAGCGGGAGACGTCACGGGCGCGCGAGTCCGGACGCACCTGCAGACCTGGAACGACAGCCGGGAGGTCGACCTGATGGTCGGGAAGGGGCAGGGGATTCTGGCCATCGAAGTGAAGCAACGCGACGCCGGCCGAGCGGCGCCGCGACGCGTTCGTTCGCCCGGCCGCGCTATTCGCCCTCCGGCAGCGTCAGCACGACTCCCGCTGTAAACGACTTAATGTTCATGAACTTACGCGGATACCAGAAGAGTCTATCCCACGATGTACCCCACAACGTCGGGAAAGGCTCTGACGGCCTCCGGGAGGCGCTGCCCCTGCCCCGCTGCCCAGACTGCCCATGTGGCCCATGATACGCCGAGTCCCTCGGTCGCGATGCCTCGGGGTCGAACCCCCAGCGGGTCAGCGGTACTGCCACGACCCGTCTTCCGTCCGCCGGCACGCGGCAAGCGCGGGCCGTCCGCTCGCCAGCGACAGCGGGCTGCCGGCAACCTTCGCACGGAAGCACGCCGCGGCGACCGCCACCGAGGGCGCGCGGGGCACAGGCTGGT is a window encoding:
- a CDS encoding pyridoxine 5'-phosphate synthase, with translation MTALSVNVNKIAWLRNSRDGARPSVLEAARPAIAAGAHGITVHPRPDQRHIRPADVDALAALLAAEAPHVEFNIEGNPAAGPRDNGYPGFDCLVETARPDQATLVPDADAQLTSDHGWDLSDPAAARFVREVASRYRDWGVRVSLFMDPVAEQIARAKECGADRVELYTGPYADLVERHGLEHPETRAGREAYARAARYAGELRLGVNAGHDLNLDNLAAFIAIGGIAEVSIGHALIAAALEMGLSTAVRRYLDAIAAGASGLENSLDDAGSA
- a CDS encoding type II toxin-antitoxin system prevent-host-death family antitoxin, encoding MLQVNVHEAKTHLSRLIRQALDGEEVVIARGNRPLIRLQVLPEARKARELGSERGLIVRMEDDFDAPLEDFAEYV
- a CDS encoding type II toxin-antitoxin system VapC family toxin; this translates as MRLLLDTHALLWAVGAPDRLTERVRAALLADHNEISLSIASLWEVAIKVSLQRLELSPDWRASIDNGRARMGARWLAVESNHCVQVAQLPWHHRDPFDRMLIAQAMCEGMTLISRDRAVADYSAPVLW